In Paroedura picta isolate Pp20150507F chromosome 6, Ppicta_v3.0, whole genome shotgun sequence, one genomic interval encodes:
- the SLC46A3 gene encoding lysosomal proton-coupled steroid conjugate and bile acid symporter SLC46A3 isoform X1: MKKTLLVEPVIFMYMFAYFLEQLSVQQYVYRRIWEETVNSSFIDGNNISHCELNQSDPTYLKEEEVQAKTSLFTMKMELSGAILNILVAFVLVANGNSYGRKISVVLPLVGNLVSGIFLSATSYYSLSLPFLYAMAFITGFFGGIATFLGGVFAFIVDLCENPKQKTIRIAVVDLIYGLVSGVGGLSSGFILRGIGFTWTFVTVSLIDMVNIFYVMCFLDDTIRVSEVQRKSLLGGLKKTFSEVHALFKSSSPKKQTLIVLLLCTFMAYLFTVFGGMSQFILYELNDPLCWNEIYIGYGSAASTAIPLTSFLGIAVLSQRLKDIYLVFIGIFSYVGGIIMAAFANTTLLMLLVRVPALLAYMPLPVLRSMLSKVVLPSEQGALFACIACLEVVIGVISLAAFNSIYAVTVAWYSGFSFLLSAGLCIIPLGTMCWFMSATGHQQEYMPLVHEEEPAGEEADS, translated from the exons ATGAAGAAAACTCTGTTAGTGGAGCCTGTCATTTTCATGTATATGTTTGCCTATTTCCTGGAGCAGCTCTCAGTACAGCAGTATGTGTATCGGAGAATCTGGGAAGAGACAGTCAACTCCAGCTTCATAGATGGCAACAATATTTCCCACTGTGAACTAAACCAAAGTGATCCAACTTACTTGAAGGAAGAG gAAGTCCAAGCAAAAACTTCCCTTTTTACCATGAAAATGGAATTATCTGGTGCCATTCTCAACATTTTGGTAGCCTTTGTCCTTGTAGCTAATGGGAATAGCTATGGACGAAAAATCTCAGTAGTTCTGCCTCTGGTGGGGAATCTTGTAAGTGGCATTTTCCTCAGTGCCACATCTTAttactctctctccctcccttttctgtACGCTATGGCCTTTATAACTGGGTTCTTTGGCGGCATTGCAACTTTCCTCGGGGGCGTCTTTGCTTTCATAGTCGATCTCTGTGAGAATCCGAAGCAGAAAACAATCCGGATAGCGGTGGTTGATTTGATCTACGGATTGGTGTCTGGAGTGGGAGGACTGTCTTCAGGATTCATTTTGAGAGGAATAGGCTTTACTTGGACATTTGTGACTGTTTCACTGATTGACATGGTGAACATTTTCTATGTGATGTGTTTTTTGGACGATACAATACGTGTATCTGAAGTTCAGCGAAAGTCTCTGCTGGGCGGCCTTAAGAAAACTTTTTCCGAAGTGCACGCACTTTTTAAATCCTCCTCTCCTAAGAAGCAAACTTTGATCGTCTTACTGCTGTGTACTTTTATGGCTTATTTGTTTACAGTGTTTGGTGGGATGTCTCAGTTTATCCTTTATGAACTGAATGACCCACTCTGCTGGAATGAAATCTACATAGGATACGGCTCTGCAGCATCCACTGCAATCCCTTTGACCAGTTTTCTAGGAATAGCTGTACTTTCTCAGAGACTAAAAGACATCTACCTGGTTTTCATTGGGATTTTCTCATACGTTGGAGGGATTATCATGGCTGCCTTTGCCAACACTACATTGCTCATGCTTCTAG TACGTGTGCCAGCTCTCCTGGCTTACATGCCTCTTCCAGTGCTTCGATCCATGCTGTCAAAGGTGGTTCTTCCTAGTGAACAAG GTGCTCTCTTTGCTTGCATTGCCTGTTTGGAGGTTGTAATCGGTGTCATCTCACTTGCTGCTTTTAATAGCATCTATGCAGTCACTGTAGCCTGGTATTCAGGCTTCAGTTTCCTTTTATCAGCCGGTCTCTGTATAATTCCTTTGGGCACCATGTG CTGGTTTATGAGTGCCACTGGGCATCAACAGGAGTATATGCCACTTGTCCATGAAGAAGAGCCTGCTGGTGAGGAGGCTGACAGCTGA
- the SLC46A3 gene encoding lysosomal proton-coupled steroid conjugate and bile acid symporter SLC46A3 isoform X2 yields the protein MKMELSGAILNILVAFVLVANGNSYGRKISVVLPLVGNLVSGIFLSATSYYSLSLPFLYAMAFITGFFGGIATFLGGVFAFIVDLCENPKQKTIRIAVVDLIYGLVSGVGGLSSGFILRGIGFTWTFVTVSLIDMVNIFYVMCFLDDTIRVSEVQRKSLLGGLKKTFSEVHALFKSSSPKKQTLIVLLLCTFMAYLFTVFGGMSQFILYELNDPLCWNEIYIGYGSAASTAIPLTSFLGIAVLSQRLKDIYLVFIGIFSYVGGIIMAAFANTTLLMLLVRVPALLAYMPLPVLRSMLSKVVLPSEQGALFACIACLEVVIGVISLAAFNSIYAVTVAWYSGFSFLLSAGLCIIPLGTMCWFMSATGHQQEYMPLVHEEEPAGEEADS from the exons ATGAAAATGGAATTATCTGGTGCCATTCTCAACATTTTGGTAGCCTTTGTCCTTGTAGCTAATGGGAATAGCTATGGACGAAAAATCTCAGTAGTTCTGCCTCTGGTGGGGAATCTTGTAAGTGGCATTTTCCTCAGTGCCACATCTTAttactctctctccctcccttttctgtACGCTATGGCCTTTATAACTGGGTTCTTTGGCGGCATTGCAACTTTCCTCGGGGGCGTCTTTGCTTTCATAGTCGATCTCTGTGAGAATCCGAAGCAGAAAACAATCCGGATAGCGGTGGTTGATTTGATCTACGGATTGGTGTCTGGAGTGGGAGGACTGTCTTCAGGATTCATTTTGAGAGGAATAGGCTTTACTTGGACATTTGTGACTGTTTCACTGATTGACATGGTGAACATTTTCTATGTGATGTGTTTTTTGGACGATACAATACGTGTATCTGAAGTTCAGCGAAAGTCTCTGCTGGGCGGCCTTAAGAAAACTTTTTCCGAAGTGCACGCACTTTTTAAATCCTCCTCTCCTAAGAAGCAAACTTTGATCGTCTTACTGCTGTGTACTTTTATGGCTTATTTGTTTACAGTGTTTGGTGGGATGTCTCAGTTTATCCTTTATGAACTGAATGACCCACTCTGCTGGAATGAAATCTACATAGGATACGGCTCTGCAGCATCCACTGCAATCCCTTTGACCAGTTTTCTAGGAATAGCTGTACTTTCTCAGAGACTAAAAGACATCTACCTGGTTTTCATTGGGATTTTCTCATACGTTGGAGGGATTATCATGGCTGCCTTTGCCAACACTACATTGCTCATGCTTCTAG TACGTGTGCCAGCTCTCCTGGCTTACATGCCTCTTCCAGTGCTTCGATCCATGCTGTCAAAGGTGGTTCTTCCTAGTGAACAAG GTGCTCTCTTTGCTTGCATTGCCTGTTTGGAGGTTGTAATCGGTGTCATCTCACTTGCTGCTTTTAATAGCATCTATGCAGTCACTGTAGCCTGGTATTCAGGCTTCAGTTTCCTTTTATCAGCCGGTCTCTGTATAATTCCTTTGGGCACCATGTG CTGGTTTATGAGTGCCACTGGGCATCAACAGGAGTATATGCCACTTGTCCATGAAGAAGAGCCTGCTGGTGAGGAGGCTGACAGCTGA